One part of the Lotus japonicus ecotype B-129 chromosome 2, LjGifu_v1.2 genome encodes these proteins:
- the LOC130740878 gene encoding probable indole-3-acetic acid-amido synthetase GH3.1 gives MVVESEPLQSPRSSSTDEKNAKALQFIEEMTRNTDSVQERVLSEILSQNAETEYLKRFGLNGATDRETFKSKVPVVTYEDLLPDIQRIANGDRSPILSAHPISEFLTSSGTSAGERKLMPTIAEEMDRRQLLYSLLMPVMNQYVPDLDKGKALHFLFIKAETKTPSGLVARPVLTSYYKSEQFKKRPFDPYNVLTSPNEAVLCSDSFQSMYTQMLCGLYMRHEVLRVGAVFASGLLRAIRFLQLNWEELAHDISTGTLNPKIIEPSLKECMSGIMKPDPELADFIVKECSGENWERIIPRIWPNTKYLDVIVTGAMAQYIPTLDYYSGNLPKPCTMYASSECYFGLNLKPMAEPSEVSYTIMPNMGYFEFLPHDESSSHVTSMLSRDSPPCLVDMADVEEGKYYELIITTYSGLCRYRVGDILQVTGFHNADPQFRFVRRKNVLLSIDSDKTDESELQRAIENAEQLLKEFKTSVVEYTSFADTKSIPGHYVIYWELLMKDSSFPPTGDVLDKCCLVMEESLNTVYRQGRNADNSIGPLEIRVVKNGTFEELMDYAISRGASINQYKVPRCVSFTPIMELLDSRVVSSHFSPAAPHWTPERRR, from the exons ATGGTCGTTGAATCTGAACCCTTGCAATCCCCTCGTTCATCTAGCACCGATGAGAAGAACGCAAAGGCTCTTCAATTCATTGAAGAAATGACCCGAAACACTGACTCTGTCCAAGAGAGAGTCCTTTCTGAGATTCTGAGCCAAAACGCTGAAACTGAGTACCTGAAACGTTTCGGTCTCAACGGAGCCACTGACCGTGAAACCTTCAAGTCCAAGGTCCCCGTCGTTACATACGAGGATCTGCTGCCTGACATTCAACGTATTGCTAATGGTGACCGCTCTCCTATCCTCTCCGCTCACCCCATCTCTGAGTTCCTCACaag TTCTGGAACATCTGCTGGTGAAAGAAAACTGATGCCAACAATTGCTGAAGAGATGGACCGTCGACAGTTACTGTACAGTCTTTTGATGCCGGTGATGAACCA ATACGTGCCTGATTTGGACAAAGGCAAGGCACTGCACTTCCTGTTCATTAAAGCAGAGACCAAGACTCCTAGTGGGTTAGTGGCACGTCCAGTGCTCACGAGCTATTACAAGAGTGAACAGTTCAAGAAAAGACCATTTGACCCTTACAATGTTTTGACTAGCCCAAATGAAGCAGTCCTCTGCTCCGATTCGTTTCAGAGCATGTATACACAGATGTTGTGTGGCCTCTACATGCGCCACGAGGTTCTCCGAGTCGGGGCGGTTTTCGCCTCCGGTCTTCTCAGAGCCATCCGGTTCCTCCAGCTCAATTGGGAAGAATTAGCCCATGACATCTCCACCGGAACCCTAAATCCCAAAATCATTGAACCTTCCCTCAAGGAATGTATGTCCGGAATCATGAAACCGGATCCTGAACTCGCTGATTTCATTGTAAAAGAGTGCTCAGGGGAGAATTGGGAGCGCATAATCCCCAGGATTTGGCCTAACACCAAGTACCTCGATGTCATCGTCACCGGTGCCATGGCTCAGTACATCCCAACCCTTGATTACTACAGCGGTAACCTTCCGAAGCCGTGTACCATGTACGCGTCTTCAGAATGTTACTTTGGGCTTAACCTCAAGCCCATGGCTGAGCCTTCCGAGGTTTCATACACTATCATGCCAAACATGGGGTACTTTGAATTCTTACCCCATGATGAGTCATCGAGTCACGTGACAAGCATGTTGTCACGTGACTCTCCCCCTTGCCTGGTTGATATGGCCGACGTGGAAGAGGGAAAATACTATGAGCTCATTATTACAACATACTCCGGTCTTTGTCGATACCGTGTGGGTGACATCCTCCAGGTCACCGGTTTCCACAACGCGGACCCACAGTTCCGGTTCGTGCGGCGGAAGAATGTGCTTCTGAGCATTGATTCGGACAAAACAGACGAGTCAGAGCTTCAAAGAGCAATTGAAAATGCTGAGCAATTATTGAAGGAGTTCAAAACCAGTGTGGTTGAGTACACTAGCTTCGCTGATACCAAATCGATTCCGGGGCATTATGTAATTTACTGGGAGCTTCTAATGAAAGACTCGTCTTTCCCTCCAACGGGTGATGTGTTGGACAAGTGCTGTTTGGTTATGGAAGAGTCGTTGAACACGGTTTACAGGCAAGGAAGGAACGCTGATAATTCTATTGGACCGCTAGAGATACGAGTGGTGAAGAATGGCACGTTTGAGGAGCTAATGGACTACGCGATCTCAAGAGGCGCGTCGATTAACCAGTACAAGGTGCCAAGGTGCGTGAGCTTCACGCCCATAATGGAACTGCTTGATTCTAGGGTTGTTTCCTCTCATTTTAGCCCAGCTGCACCGCATTGGACCCCGGAACGTCGTCGTTGA
- the LOC130740882 gene encoding uncharacterized protein LOC130740882: MWYIQAQRNAKIRELSTQLTFINNQLDVFKKHNEELKRLHKEAQAQFWWAIQVEDMDKPQLEKFRATLYDVKKHVTSYRATDVTNPPPHQIFDDVGGPSNAMVPVHHPPLPPDQAFQQQFFPGPMSQAHHLFDFNNMGGYGGPPGFF, encoded by the coding sequence ATGTGGTACATCCAGGCTCAGCGGAACGCCAAAATACGTGAGCTCAGCACGCAGCTCACCTTTATCAACAACCAGCTGGACGTCTTCAAGAAGCACAACGAGGAGCTGAAACGCCTGCACAAGGAGGCCCAAGCCCAGTTCTGGTGGGCTATTCAAGTTGAGGATATGGACAAGCCTCAGCTTGAGAAATTTAGGGCGACATTGTATGATGTCAAGAAGCATGTCACTAGCTACAGGGCTACTGATGTTACCAACCCACCACCTCATCAGATTTTTGATGATGTCGGTGGTCCCTCCAACGCCATGGTCCCTGTCCACCACCCACCTTTGCCACCTGATCAAGCGTTTCAACAACAGTTTTTTCCCGGGCCCATGTCGCAGGCTCATCACTTGTTTGACTTCAACAACATGGGAGGGTATGGAGGACCACCTGGGTTCTTCTGA
- the LOC130740881 gene encoding metal transporter Nramp3.2-like translates to MPPQDNELPLLLNSREEETAYDSSQKVVVVGIDERDDGDLSPPFSWKRLWLYSGPGFLMSIAFLDPGNLEGDLQSGAIAGYSLLWLLMWATAMGLIIQLLSARLGVATGRHLAELCRDEYPFWARIVLWLMTEVALIGSDIQEVIGSAIAIRILSNGLVPLWAGVVITALDCFVFLFLENYGVRKLEAFFAVLIGLMALSFAWMFGKAKPDGVDVLLGVLVPKLSSRTIQQAVGVVGCIIMPHNVYLHSALVQSRQIDHTKKGRVQEALNYYSIESTIALVVSFVINIFVTTVFAKGFYGTEIANRIGLVNAGQYLQEKYGGGVFPILYIWGIGLLAAGQSSTITGTYAGQFIMGGFLNLRLKKWMRALITRSFAIIPTMIVALIFDTSEESLDVLNEWLNVLQSVQIPFALIPLLCLVSKEQIMGSFKIGPVLKIVSWLVAALVIVINGYLLLEFFSSEVNGAVFATIVCVLTAAYVAFVLYLIIRDIAFSPWNSLTRSKTVDTGN, encoded by the exons ATGCCTCCTCAAGATAACGAACTACCTCTGCTACTTAATTCCCGAGAAGAAGAAACCGCTTACGATTCATCTCAGAAGGTCGTGGTGGTTGGGATCGACGAGCGCGACGACGGTGACCTTTCGCCTCCGTTTTCATGGAAGAGGCTCTGGCTCTACAGTGGTCCTGGTTTTCTGATGAGCATCGCTTTTCTCGATCCTGGGAATCTCGAGGGGGATCTTCAGTCTGGTGCCATTGCTGGCTACTCGCTGCTTTGGCTCCTCATGTGGGCCACCGCTATGGGACTCATTATTCAGCTCTTGTCGGCGAGGCTTGGTGTCGCCACCGGGAGGCACTTGGCGGAGCTTTGCAGGGATGAGTATCCGTTTTGGGCTAGGATTGTGCTGTGGTTGATGACTGAGGTGGCTTTGATTGGTTCTGATATTCAAGAGGTTATTGGAAGTGCTATTGCTATCAGGATTCTGAGTAATGGTCTTGTTCCTCTCTGGGCTGGGGTTGTCATTACAGCTTTAGATTG TTTTGTTTTCCTCTTTCTTGAGAACTATGGTGTGAGGAAATTGGAAGCATTTTTCGCGGTTCTGATTGGTTTAATGGCTCTCTCATTTGCGTGGATGTTTGGTAAAGCAAAGCCTGATGGTGTTGATGTTCTTCTTG GTGTATTGGTCCCTAAACTGAGCTCCAGAACTATACAGCAAGCTGTTGGAGTTGTGGGCTGTATTATTATGCCTCACAATGTATACTTGCATTCTGCTCTTGTTCAATCAAGGCAGATTGACCACACCAAGAAAGGCCGTGTCCAAGAAGCTCTTAATTACTACTCTATCGAGTCCACTATTGCTCTTGTAGTCTCCTTTGTCATTAATATATTTGTCACAACCGTGTTTGCTAAGGGCTTTTATGGAACTGAAATAGCAAACCGCATTGGTCTTGTAAATGCAGGGCAGTATCTTCAGGAGAAGTATGGGGGTGGAGTATTCCCAATCCTATATATATGGGGTATTGGGTTATTAGCAGCCGGTCAAAGTAGCACTATTACTGGTACATATGCAGGACAATTCATTATGGGGGGTTTTCTGAAtttaaggttgaaaaaatggaTGAGGGCATTAATTACACGGAGTTTTGCAATCATTCCAACCATGATTGTCGCTCTTATATTTGATACCTCAGAGGAATCATTAGATGTTCTAAATGAATGGCTTAATGTTCTTCAGTCAGTGCAGATCCCCTTTGCACTCATTCCCTTGCTTTGTTTGGTGTCAAAGGAACAGATAATGGGCAGTTTCAAAATTGGTCCTGTCCTCAAG ATTGTTTCCTGGCTTGTGGCTGCTCTGGTGATAGTGATTAATGGCTATCTTTTGCTGGAATTCTTCTCCTCTGAAGTGAATGGAGCAGTATTCGCTACTATAGTATGCGTATTAACAGCTGCATATGTTGCGTTTGTACTTTACCTTATTATACGGGACATCGCATTTTCACCTTGGAACAGTTTAACACGATCTAAGACAGTTGACACAGGGAATTGA